The DNA region ACCAGACTTTCACACTTATCATCTTTAGAAAACATTTGGAGATACAGTATGTTGCATTATATTCTTAATTTCACATGGTTACTATTCTCATTGTGCTCTAGTAAAAATATTGGTAGTGTAAACATACCAGCAGTGGAGACCAGCATATGAGCAGGACGCACATAATCCCCAACAGCTGAATGACTGTCTCCGTGGTGAGCCGTTCCCACTGTTTTGAAGACTGAGACGTCCCAGACTTAGTTTTACACCGGATAATTAAGCCACGGATCGTCACCACATTACAAGAAAGTGTCACAAGGAGAGAGAAAATCCCAAGTACAGCGAAAGTGATGGCGAAAAACATGTTGCCCGGTACTTCTCGGTCCCCTGTGCTGATGAAGCACCAGGTGCCCGGCCACTGGCGCGTGTATTTCCCGACCCCTGCGACGGGCAGCAGCGCAAAGAGAAGCACAAGACACCAAATGACAGCCAGAGTCTGCTTTGTTACACTTGTCTTCATGTTATTGGAGTACCAATGAGGGTTCGTTATCGCCATAGCCCTTTCAATTGCCATGGCGCTGGCCAAGAAGAGAGCGCACAGTCCGAAAGTTGTCATACACACACCGAAAAAAGCGCACAAATGTCCAGAAGGGTCGATGCGCCCCCATTTCAGATCGGCTCGGTAAACTGAAATAACTATTGGACTCGTTAAAAGCTGTCCAAACAGGTCAGTTAATGCCAACGATCCAATGCAAAGCAAGAAAgactttttccttttattctccTTTTTCCTGTAAGAGATATAAACCAGAATGATAGCTAATGTGTTGCCCACCATGCCAGTGACCATCATAGCTATAGGGAAACCAACGGATACAGATCCACAGCTGGAATTTTTGGTGACATTGCTTTCGTGCAATGACTTGGAGAAGTTGGAGCCCAGCATCGCTTCAATAATGGTTGGAGAGCCCTCCATAGAATCACAGCCGTCTGTGGTCATCCTTTCGGACAGGGTAAGCCAATATGAAGAGCCTACTTAAGTATATGCCCAGCATCCTCTTGCGCCACAAACTGATCCAACTGAATGCAGTGCGTAAAAGCGCGTCAGGATCCTTTACGCGCTGTAGGAGGGACTACAAAGGAGCCCCGAGGAAGCATGAAATGCCTGCCTCAAGATGATTTTACTTAATCTAAaattttaaaaatggaaatacgATACTTGTAAACTTGTTTCGAACCCAAACGAGACAAACTCAAATAATCACCAAAAGTGACCGAGCATAAAGGCAACTGTATAGCGAACAGATTGGGGGATTGACAAACCTGCAGATTTGAGCCTCTGGTGGAGAAAGGAAAGCAGTGAAATATTGTTCTTATGGTACTATGGTGAATTCAAGTTGGATAAATAATCAGGCCCCGTTGAGTTTGTGTCGATTATGAGGAAATCCACATTAAAACGGAACATATATTATGGATGTTTTTAACTGATACGAGGCGTGACTAGATACTGATTAAGGTAGTTGTTTAATATTTTGGCAGTATTGGCATGTTGGTTAATTTAGTAACCTGTAGCATTTatattgtataaaaatattataTTAGCGACTCTTATCAACAAAAAAACGGGGAAGTGGGTAAAGGATTGTCCGGACATTCAGCAGCCTGTCGatttaaagacaacaaaaaagtgTTGAATCACTTCACTGTTTGAATGCAGTCCGTGAAATTTTGTTTCGCACCCTGACGGTAGCAGCTAGTGGGGACGGTACTCTACTCCTAATCGCTGTTTTTAGTCTGATAACTTCTCATCAATGTTTCGGCGAAGATCCTTGCAACCTCTGGAGCGACAAGTGCCACCTGTTGACCAGAATCAGAATAGCATCATCAAAACGTGAGGTATGGGGCCCTGCCTCAGTTTGACTCGACCGGCTACTAAAGATTTACATATGTTAATTAAGGCCTTTAATAATAACTTGTGATTAATACTTAAGACTTCATCAGATGTCATTCTACAGTCGGTCAGACTGTACATTGGACCTTCTGctgaagttatttatttttgtacgAGGAACTAgctgttaaaatatttaatctgcggccaaacaaagacaaaatactgGATCAGTGTCGTCCAACAAATCTGACATGGCCAAAGTAACACTGCGTTTTTGTTTATGTGGAGAGATCAAAAATGCACAATAGATACAGGAAGCATAATTTAACTTCACATGATCTTTTATGGTAGGTAGGTTCTGACACAAATGTGTTCCCTGTTAGGGAGGTGTATTAATAGCCTTATATTAGAAATATCACATTTTAAGTGATATTAAGTGTAATTTTATCCTTTACAGGAGAACAGCTGTTGAAAAAGCCAACACTGACATTCATCATCCTAGTTTTTATAAACCAGAATTAACACCGCAGAACTTCTAATTCAATATATCGGGTGTCTAAAAAATTCCCCAGACTTGTCTTCGACGAATCAAAGTCAATTAACAAGAAACAATGTTGACAGGATTTTATTTACATTGTACATATGTGTTGTTTTATCACGTTTTACCATAAATCCAGACACTgtattttacttatttttatgACCCAATCTGGAACACGAAAATCTGTAAGTTCTTGAATTCATCAGTTGTCCGTGTGACAATAAGGGACTAACTTTGAGTGGTGAAGCAGGCGACAACTGTGCAGAGTAAAGGATCTAAACCTTAACCAAAGAATGTTGGACTATCAATGACTAAAACAAGCAATATCAAAAGTCAATACttaccttgaaaaaaaaaaaaattatatttaccaagaaaataaaaacaagtggacCAGATCTCACTGCTACACTCCAGGTATTCTAAATTGATGCTAAATGGCGTTTTcctattatttaaaaaaaaagtgaagaattagtttgtaaaagaaatgaacagaacaaaaggaaaaaaaaatgtttcactcatTTTCTCCAGAGACAAGTAGACTTAAATGATGTAGCGCCACGAAGACTTCAGCAATAGGGTTTAAAATAGGGCACAGCCTCTTCACAGTTTCTGATATTCTTACAGGaccaaacatttacatttattggaCACCTGTGGTTATAGAGACTTGTCAAGGATTGGGGTGGATGTGGTTTTAAAAGGAAGCATGTAATGATAAGTACGGCTGCCGCTGTCTTTTCTGAGGGAAGTAAGACTTTTCAGTGGAAATGAACATCATACTGAAAGGTGGTGGTTGTAGTCCTTGCAACACAACATGCACTTGTAATatgctttcttttcttgtttgaaaGGCTGTAATacaattatttcttttttgaacTGGAGCCAGAATGGGAGGATCCAGAGGATTGTCCGCGGCACCTGAAATCACAAAAACACCaggggaagaagaaggaggtCAGCTGGTTGAGCTGTAAGAATTCTACTGCTTACTTTAAACAATAACAAGGTCATaacatgtatttaaagagaaaacCTAACAAGGCAAAATCTGAATTCCCATAAGCGAGGCGACAGATGGCTAATAATAATCAGTGCCATGTGGTATTCCACAGAAACCCAAACCTTTCGGACGAACGTGATCTAGAGcgcctcctctttctctctccagatgAGGACCTGGAGCGACTGCGCTTCTGTCCCCTCTCAGGTGAGGAGGAAGGGGAGCGGGACCTCTTCTTGGGAGAGGAGCCCTTGCCAGACCTGGAGCTGGATCTTTTGGAGGAATAAACCAAGCACTGGGGTCAGTAAGGTCAGAACAGAATCTCACCTGCGTGGGTAACTAATCAAGCTTCTCTGATTACGAGCACTTTACTATGACATTTTAACCCAAGAATCTGTAATGCTCAAAGAATGACATGTCCTCAATGCAATGTGTATTTCCTGTTGGATGTACTGAAAGGTACAAGATGGGCAAAGCCAGCACCACTCATGAGATCCTAATAGTCTACTCAGACTTACAGACTTGGTCATTTATAAACTCAATTCATGTAACTAAACTGTATTTTTATACTCTTGGGCcttattgaaaaagaaaaaccctacatcaagagactgaaaaccATCAAAGCACTTTTAAGAGTTTGACTTGCAATTTCAGCCCCAAATTACCATCTGTATTCTAACAAAACAAGACTAGTGGAGAAAGCACCATCCAGTCTGCGGTAAAGCGTAATCTTAGGAGTAGGGCTGTTTAGGAGCTTTCTGCTCCACACATACACTCTCTAAGGGAGAGAGTGCATGTCACCTCATTCACCTGGAGTGGGACCTCGAGCGAGATCCAGATCTGGAGCTGGATGAGCTTCTAGAGCCggacctgaaaaacaaaacagaacctTTCCAATACTTCTAAACAAAAAAGATTGACTAGATGGTTCACACACAAGACAAAGAAGGCGTGACATTTATAAGTATTTAAATCTTGCTAAGTACTTTGATATACATGTTCTTCACTGACTGTATAGCATATCGGATGGGCAACTAGTCAAACATTTAGGTATGAAGGTTTTGTGGAAAAACCCAAAATATAAAGACAACTAACAGCCAATTAGTGAATTTCAAAACTACAATACGAGCGTTGTATTCTGTCTATGTAAAGTAATTCAAGTAAAAtgctaaacaaaaaaatcaaataatgtcTGCACATGGAGTTTCTAAtaccacaaacagaaacagggctgagagaggagaaaacaacatatcagcagagcagcacATGATATTGACTTTGATCAATAAATCAGAAGGAAGATTGAGCTGATACAGACATTTTGCCCGGAGTTACCCTTGACCTGTACCCTTTTACCTGGACCTCGACCGAGAACTGGAGCTGGAGGAGCGCGAGGATGAGCGGGACCGGGACGAGCCAGAGCGGCTGCCCTTTTTCTTGGCTGGCATGTCTTCATCTTCACTGGCAACCAGGTCATACTTTGACAGgtctccatcttcttcttcgtcGTCGTCATCATCCTGGAGAGGAAgcatttttattaatatatcaTTGTTATTGGCCTGTGTTATAAAATGTGTCCTTTAGATTTGGAGCTCCAGTTGGCAATCTTACATCCAATTTGTATTTGGAAAGGTCACCACcatcttcctcatcctcttcttcttcctcatcatcaGCTACAGCTTTCACTACTTCTTTCTTCTCACTTTCTTTTGATGAAGACGTGCTTGATGTTTTGCCAcgaaactttttctttttcctacCAAACTTtgacaacaaagagaaaatgcATTCGCCATCAGCAATAATCACCTCTAAACAAGCAGACTGGTTTTACTGTTCTAGGACAAATTGATATTTCCTTGCCAGATGCAAACACATGACTTGCAGCAAATTCAAATAACATGCTTTATCAATCGAAAATGAGACTCTTCGGTAGGACTCACTTCATCATATTCCCCATCAGATTCCTCCCGTTCAATGTATTCAACATTCTCCCTTTCATTGAAGCCTCCACCATAACCTTAGATGCAACagagataaaataataaacaatcTATAgccagtattaaaaaaaaacaccaaaatattGCAAAATATACAACCGCTCGGGTACCTGTCCTCTCCTCAAGCTTGGCATATTTTGGTGTGTTACACATGTTGCACTCTGACCTCCTTGCCCAATTCACATTGCCACATCTGTAGGAGAACAAAAGGGGAGAAGAACGATTGTCTGAGAGGTTCATTTCCCTCAATTAGAAGAAATCCCTTGGAAGTCAAGAGTCAACACACTTACGTTTTGCATTGCCAATCATTCGCACTGAAGAGGCCTCTACTCTTTTCCGCCAGAGTTTTCCCAATCTCTGTTCCTCCTGCTTTCATCATCTTTGCCTCTGTGGTTTTCTCTGTGGGGGGGACAAGGATCATTGGTTATgctgttttcatattttcattgaaGTTTTGCACATAGACAGACTTACCTCGTCCACATCTGTTACAACTAGTTCTTCTTGCAAAGTTCACGTTTccacacctta from Labrus bergylta chromosome 6, fLabBer1.1, whole genome shotgun sequence includes:
- the ptger3 gene encoding prostaglandin E2 receptor EP3 subtype — protein: MTTDGCDSMEGSPTIIEAMLGSNFSKSLHESNVTKNSSCGSVSVGFPIAMMVTGMVGNTLAIILVYISYRKKENKRKKSFLLCIGSLALTDLFGQLLTSPIVISVYRADLKWGRIDPSGHLCAFFGVCMTTFGLCALFLASAMAIERAMAITNPHWYSNNMKTSVTKQTLAVIWCLVLLFALLPVAGVGKYTRQWPGTWCFISTGDREVPGNMFFAITFAVLGIFSLLVTLSCNVVTIRGLIIRCKTKSGTSQSSKQWERLTTETVIQLLGIMCVLLICWSPLLVLMLRMISTQVSSHECNSTAVTSNNTSGRDIHLDCNFFLTAIRLASLNQILDPWVYLLLREILLRKFCLVASAVSNCSVEEHKETPTAMDALNKPNQDRKPQSS
- the zranb2 gene encoding zinc finger Ran-binding domain-containing protein 2, with the translated sequence MSGKSFRVSDGDWICPDKKCGNVNFARRTSCNRCGREKTTEAKMMKAGGTEIGKTLAEKSRGLFSANDWQCKTCGNVNWARRSECNMCNTPKYAKLEERTGYGGGFNERENVEYIEREESDGEYDEFGRKKKKFRGKTSSTSSSKESEKKEVVKAVADDEEEEEDEEDGGDLSKYKLDDDDDDEEEDGDLSKYDLVASEDEDMPAKKKGSRSGSSRSRSSSRSSSSSSRSRSRSGSRSSSSSRSGSRSRSHSRSSSRSGKGSSPKKRSRSPSSSPERGQKRSRSRSSSGERKRRRSRSRSSERCRGQSSGSSHSGSSSKKK